In the Sediminibacter sp. Hel_I_10 genome, one interval contains:
- a CDS encoding SH3 domain-containing protein, with translation MKKLLLILTILCTSLGFAQNKALFEEANALYNDAKYYEALDTYKSILDSGEHSAALYFNMGNAHYKLNNIAPSIYYYEKALLLKPNDTEIKNNLAFAKNMTLDAIDTVPEVGFSGLFNRWASYFHYEVWAKISLGLAVLFVILFLVYYFSSATLKKRLAFITSVSCLLLVFVSLALAFHGERLVESNQPAIVFAKESQIKSEPNLRSTEAFKLHEGTKVQVLDTVNNWKKIKIADGKTGWVMSDDIKLVKTL, from the coding sequence ATGAAAAAGTTACTTCTTATTCTCACAATTTTATGCACCTCATTAGGCTTTGCTCAAAATAAAGCTTTATTCGAAGAGGCAAATGCCTTATATAATGATGCTAAGTATTATGAAGCGCTAGATACATACAAAAGCATTCTAGACAGTGGAGAGCATTCTGCAGCACTTTATTTCAACATGGGAAATGCCCATTATAAACTCAACAATATAGCGCCAAGTATTTATTATTATGAGAAAGCGCTCTTATTGAAACCTAATGACACAGAAATTAAGAATAATTTGGCTTTCGCCAAAAACATGACTTTAGACGCTATTGACACTGTGCCAGAAGTCGGGTTTTCAGGATTGTTCAACAGATGGGCGAGTTATTTTCACTACGAAGTTTGGGCAAAAATCAGTCTGGGGCTCGCTGTGCTTTTCGTGATATTGTTTTTAGTGTATTATTTTTCGAGTGCAACATTAAAAAAACGCTTAGCATTTATTACAAGTGTCTCCTGCCTGTTATTGGTATTTGTGTCTTTGGCCTTGGCGTTTCATGGAGAACGTTTAGTTGAGAGCAATCAACCAGCTATTGTTTTTGCAAAGGAGTCGCAAATTAAAAGTGAGCCAAATTTAAGAAGTACTGAGGCTTTTAAACTTCACGAGGGCACTAAGGTACAAGTGCTAGACACCGTTAATAATTGGAAAAAAATAAAAATTGCAGATGGCAAGACGGGTTGGGTCATGAGTGATGACATTAAATTGGTAAAGACTTTATAG